A genome region from Candidatus Methylomirabilota bacterium includes the following:
- a CDS encoding M28 family peptidase: MLRRRGLSAVLALAAAWWAVAGAATEPLPDAARLLGWVRELSGPTMEGRAAGTPGADRAASYIADHFRRIGLRPLGDGGTYFQRFRVLTGVRLGHGNLVEVSVPGRPPRGFAPSRDVLPFTFSDDGEARGDLVFAGYGITAPPLGYDDYAGVEVRGKVVLVMTGEPQERNPHGPFRPAEHFHYTELRHKVLNAREHGAAAIAIVENPGRSQDSPQPIRGTTPAWGLLAVSATRAVASAMLAPAGQSLAGLHADIDRSLTPRSRPVPGVSARVRVALVREQGETANVLGFLPGTDPALREEAVVIGAHYDHLGRGSPFSLAPAQADEVHPGADDNASGTAAVMGLAEAFARGGTRRSLVFAAFSGEELGLLGSSHYVGHPPVPIEHTVAMVNLDSVGRMRDNQLYAMGVDTGQGLRALVEQAAVGLEVKLLLRGDGVGPSDHTAFHNRERPVVFFFTGTHPDYHRPSDTWDKVNADGLRKVVAVAHRTVRALADRDDRLTFVRVPAAAPPVSGGGYGPFFGVVPDFAEQPAPGVRLGGVRTGSPADRAGLRTGDMIVRFAGVTVRTLDDLTFALRSRRPGDTIEVTYVREGVEHTVQATLEQRR; encoded by the coding sequence ATGCTCCGCCGACGCGGGCTCTCGGCCGTTCTGGCGCTCGCGGCCGCCTGGTGGGCGGTCGCCGGGGCGGCCACCGAGCCCCTGCCCGACGCCGCGCGTCTCCTCGGCTGGGTGCGGGAGCTGTCCGGGCCCACGATGGAAGGCCGCGCCGCCGGCACACCCGGGGCGGACCGCGCCGCGAGCTACATCGCCGACCACTTCCGGCGGATCGGTCTTCGGCCGCTCGGGGACGGCGGCACATACTTCCAGCGCTTCCGGGTGCTGACGGGCGTCCGGCTGGGCCACGGGAACCTCGTGGAGGTCTCGGTCCCCGGGCGCCCGCCGCGCGGCTTCGCGCCCTCACGCGACGTTCTCCCCTTCACCTTCTCCGACGACGGAGAGGCCCGGGGAGATCTCGTCTTCGCCGGCTACGGAATCACCGCTCCGCCGCTCGGCTACGACGACTACGCCGGGGTGGAGGTCCGGGGCAAGGTCGTCCTCGTGATGACCGGCGAGCCGCAGGAACGGAACCCCCACGGCCCCTTCCGGCCAGCCGAACACTTCCATTACACCGAGCTCCGCCACAAGGTGCTGAACGCCCGCGAGCATGGTGCGGCCGCGATCGCGATCGTCGAGAACCCGGGACGATCCCAGGACAGCCCCCAGCCGATTCGCGGCACGACGCCGGCCTGGGGTCTCCTGGCCGTCAGCGCGACGCGGGCGGTGGCGAGCGCGATGCTGGCGCCGGCGGGCCAGAGCCTCGCGGGGCTGCACGCCGACATCGACCGGTCGCTGACGCCACGATCACGCCCGGTCCCAGGCGTGTCCGCGCGGGTCCGCGTCGCGCTCGTCCGCGAGCAGGGCGAGACGGCCAACGTCCTCGGCTTCCTGCCCGGAACGGATCCCGCCCTGCGCGAGGAGGCCGTCGTGATCGGCGCCCACTACGATCACCTGGGCCGCGGGAGCCCGTTTTCGCTCGCTCCGGCCCAGGCGGACGAGGTTCACCCCGGCGCCGACGACAACGCCTCCGGAACCGCCGCGGTGATGGGGCTGGCCGAGGCCTTCGCCCGGGGCGGCACGCGCCGGAGCCTCGTCTTCGCGGCCTTCTCGGGCGAGGAGCTCGGGCTGCTCGGGTCGAGCCACTACGTCGGCCACCCGCCGGTGCCGATCGAGCACACGGTCGCGATGGTGAACCTCGACAGCGTCGGGCGGATGCGCGACAACCAGCTTTACGCGATGGGCGTGGACACCGGCCAGGGGCTGCGCGCGCTCGTCGAGCAGGCGGCGGTCGGGCTCGAGGTGAAGCTCCTCCTGCGCGGCGACGGGGTCGGGCCCTCGGATCACACCGCCTTCCACAACCGGGAGCGACCGGTCGTCTTCTTCTTCACCGGGACTCACCCCGACTACCATCGGCCGAGCGACACCTGGGACAAGGTCAACGCCGACGGTCTCCGCAAAGTCGTGGCCGTCGCCCACCGAACCGTGCGCGCGCTGGCCGACCGGGACGACCGGCTGACCTTCGTCCGTGTTCCGGCGGCTGCTCCGCCAGTGAGCGGCGGAGGCTACGGCCCGTTCTTCGGCGTCGTCCCGGATTTTGCCGAGCAGCCGGCGCCTGGCGTGCGGCTCGGCGGGGTGCGCACCGGCAGCCCGGCCGACCGTGCCGGGCTCCGGACCGGCGACATGATCGTCCGCTTTGCGGGGGTCACCGTGCGAACGCTCGACGACCTCACGTTCGCCCTTCGCAGCCGGCGGCCCGGCGACACGATCGAGGTGACCTACGTGCGCGAAGGCGTCGAGCATACCGTGCAGGCCACGCTAGAGCAGCGGAGGTGA
- a CDS encoding PIG-L deacetylase family protein, translated as MTEVRRVLVVVAHPDDAEFGCAGSVARWGGDGVEVFYCIATNGNRGSNDPDMTPERLAVIREEEQRAAARTLGVKDLVFLGYPDGELEDTRDARRDVVRAIRRFRPDRLVTQNPYPTLNPYGGHRDHRHAGRLALDAVYPYARDRLHFPELLQEGFQPHKVREVYLMGYTEPDTIVDITETMDRKLAALRCHASQLKDFAAVEGLVRERAADVGKPQGYTYAEGFRAIHLPR; from the coding sequence ATGACGGAGGTTCGGCGGGTGCTGGTCGTCGTCGCACACCCCGACGACGCCGAGTTCGGCTGCGCGGGCAGCGTCGCCCGGTGGGGTGGCGACGGGGTCGAGGTCTTCTACTGCATCGCCACGAACGGGAACAGGGGCTCGAACGACCCCGACATGACCCCGGAGCGCCTGGCGGTCATCCGGGAGGAGGAGCAACGAGCGGCCGCCCGCACGCTCGGCGTGAAGGATCTCGTCTTCCTGGGCTACCCGGACGGCGAGCTCGAGGATACCCGGGACGCGCGGCGCGACGTCGTGCGGGCCATCCGGCGCTTCCGGCCGGACCGGCTCGTGACCCAGAACCCGTATCCGACCCTCAACCCCTACGGGGGGCACCGTGACCACCGCCACGCCGGGCGGCTCGCGCTGGACGCCGTCTATCCGTACGCCCGGGACCGGCTGCATTTCCCGGAGCTCCTCCAGGAAGGCTTCCAGCCCCACAAAGTGCGTGAGGTCTACCTGATGGGCTACACCGAGCCGGATACCATCGTCGACATTACCGAGACGATGGACCGGAAGCTCGCCGCCCTCCGCTGCCACGCGAGCCAGCTCAAGGACTTCGCCGCCGTCGAAGGGCTGGTGCGCGAGCGGGCCGCCGACGTCGGGAAGCCGCAGGGCTACACCTACGCCGAGGGGTTCAGGGCGATCCACCTCCCCCGCTGA